The following proteins come from a genomic window of Micromonospora echinofusca:
- a CDS encoding YbaB/EbfC family nucleoid-associated protein, protein MALAESVDRDANRALRARFDEVYGDYQRLRSGLDELQVRLAELRVTERSEDGQVTATAGARGEVISVELHPSVFNDRDAKALGRKITATVHRAGAAAVAATQELVAGYLPAGSGATDFLRTGDFGSLLGRADAVLRRSE, encoded by the coding sequence GTGGCGTTGGCCGAGAGTGTGGACCGGGACGCCAATCGTGCGCTGCGGGCGCGGTTCGACGAGGTGTACGGGGACTATCAACGACTCAGGTCCGGCCTGGACGAGCTACAGGTTCGGCTCGCCGAGCTGCGGGTGACCGAGCGCTCCGAGGACGGCCAGGTGACCGCCACCGCCGGGGCCCGGGGCGAGGTGATCTCGGTGGAGCTGCACCCGTCCGTCTTCAACGACCGGGACGCGAAGGCGTTGGGCCGCAAGATCACCGCCACCGTCCACCGGGCTGGCGCCGCGGCGGTCGCCGCCACCCAGGAACTCGTGGCCGGTTACCTGCCCGCCGGCTCCGGGGCGACGGACTTCCTGCGTACGGGTGACTTCGGGTCGCTGCTGGGCCGCGCCGACGCCGTGCTGCGCCGGAGCGAATGA
- a CDS encoding toxin glutamine deamidase domain-containing protein, whose translation MSVLPSPIPHPLDYSPWQLPGWVYEALDWVIGVEWPEGNERAVWELADQWYAVATVLAGPRADAVAAAREVRDGYGGVGAVAAAFDSAWRRVAEGDEAPLPVLLAVSAELGRLVEECGCDIEGAKLEVWIELGILVVELLALAVAAVLTAGAASPAAGAAIAATRLIVQQIFKRLMAQLARKSIRQGLKEAGERAAKEVTRGGVRGFSRRAALSGVSEAAEEGGINLATQAYQNSTGRRHGLDVTELGATALGGMAGGAVAPLAGLGRHATGRGARVGEHFGREMAGEVMADQAASLATGQGLTSMEDAARAAASGVRGSATAQADAALQARLNGQLSALAGMPLTSTQAGGLSTPPEVPAADGPPVVMPSAGVGPSVVVPGVGVEPPTPGPGTSAGAPVADQRGASGVDTAPPAPPSGEARTTPTESATTIAARAGDTNAPLPAGGVEHAGAHSLATSSALPESALSPTLSSAATAAPVLGAGGVPTAVDGQTVNAGNAAGGAGSGNAANSAASWHTSASTAPASGPSVGPGAPTVGPPPALSLPEPRTAASVPGAGHVPPAAPAAPAAERGAAGTVPAPPQPPTLPTPDAAAPGRDPRVRPDTSVTVGADGSAGPRFRTPEWYAEQWALDREAFERRRYRGYYESQRAWFEDKRRFDEAARLRARADEHHQVARDFAAHALHLHRTGQARQADGWQRAANDEMRAYGQHLDYAEAVLAGGVVPSVVGVVDPADFRRINDDVGDLAYGAVETVDRSALTGDDYPPPIDRSRNYGRPGGLRPPLALHQTDIERQVPRAPDGSVRRTADPRVGGWFGLVNDGGPQADPTRGINCIDCTLSLFDTWMHARPRVAAPRTFDAYVAGDVTCPINGERDGIGRVEDITGGRFQRLCQPTEDVQGVERQRAIDTGYRNLHDQLRLGGHGSFAFVINNWEQGGAHIWVALNQNGTILYLDPQTGAVSTAPLYRHHGVPHPHNAVDTEVLVIGSDGRPMPLGGLRRGRFSQRPDLPEYPPVETDQGYGEIFLNRMHLLDGPGAAPSDGSMPSGPPRQSDEAGPAPEHSDTPSEDLRTARERAQAERAGNPLAVGAILAAEPDLERVFAAGVTSAEVAAGVDPSALRRLVPQLDDAGAEDVARLFADPRVRRMLDETWRQPPKDEPMLAENLVRRLVQRPDLARMVLGTPELLNSLTARPLTMLNLAGQQRAIDVLGFVLSDIDRRGTAAVIGEGVASPRPAELTDAQRLLSERVAARGHSPVQMGFDTTRRHDDDYRWAFVQRLFVESTEAQRELNRLATSLAAGVGRPGWRAKPKGVDRVKDKLVEYENDASRLKDLAAAKVEFHRLEDLYNALDQLDRDPKVVIAGIKDRFLRPMRSGYRDILVNLRMPNGHVAELRLHLAAIDEVAEWEHPLYEVRRDLEALAEAQNRPLTPMEQAVRRGLNREGQAAYWRAMGDERNGA comes from the coding sequence ATGAGTGTGTTGCCGAGCCCCATTCCGCATCCGCTGGACTACTCGCCGTGGCAGTTGCCGGGCTGGGTCTACGAGGCCCTCGACTGGGTGATCGGTGTGGAGTGGCCGGAGGGCAACGAGCGGGCGGTCTGGGAACTCGCCGATCAGTGGTATGCGGTGGCGACCGTCCTGGCGGGGCCGAGGGCTGACGCGGTGGCTGCCGCCCGTGAGGTGCGTGACGGCTACGGCGGTGTCGGGGCGGTGGCCGCCGCCTTCGACAGCGCCTGGCGGCGGGTGGCGGAGGGCGATGAGGCGCCGTTGCCGGTGCTGCTGGCGGTCAGCGCCGAGCTGGGTCGGCTGGTGGAGGAGTGCGGCTGCGACATCGAGGGTGCCAAGCTCGAGGTCTGGATCGAGTTGGGCATCCTGGTGGTCGAGTTGCTGGCGCTGGCCGTCGCGGCGGTGCTCACGGCGGGTGCGGCGTCGCCCGCCGCTGGGGCGGCGATCGCGGCCACCAGGTTGATCGTGCAGCAGATCTTCAAGCGGCTGATGGCGCAGCTTGCCCGCAAGTCGATCAGGCAGGGGTTGAAGGAGGCCGGTGAGCGGGCCGCGAAGGAGGTCACGAGGGGCGGTGTGCGGGGGTTCAGCCGGCGGGCGGCGTTGAGCGGTGTGTCGGAGGCGGCCGAGGAGGGCGGCATCAACCTTGCCACGCAGGCGTATCAGAACTCGACGGGTCGTCGGCACGGGCTGGACGTGACGGAGTTGGGTGCTACGGCGCTCGGCGGTATGGCCGGTGGGGCGGTGGCGCCGCTGGCGGGTCTGGGGCGGCATGCGACCGGTCGGGGTGCCCGGGTCGGGGAGCACTTTGGCCGCGAGATGGCCGGTGAGGTGATGGCCGACCAGGCCGCGAGCCTGGCTACGGGCCAGGGGCTGACCTCGATGGAGGACGCCGCCCGTGCGGCCGCGTCCGGGGTCCGGGGTTCCGCCACCGCGCAGGCCGACGCGGCGTTGCAGGCACGGCTGAACGGCCAGCTCAGCGCCCTGGCCGGGATGCCGCTGACGTCGACGCAAGCTGGCGGGCTCTCGACGCCTCCCGAAGTGCCGGCAGCGGATGGGCCACCTGTCGTCATGCCCAGCGCGGGGGTGGGGCCGTCCGTTGTGGTGCCGGGTGTGGGCGTGGAGCCGCCGACTCCCGGGCCAGGGACATCGGCCGGTGCGCCGGTCGCCGACCAGCGAGGTGCGAGCGGCGTCGACACGGCACCACCGGCTCCGCCGTCGGGCGAGGCCCGGACGACGCCGACCGAATCCGCGACGACGATCGCCGCCCGCGCCGGAGACACGAACGCGCCATTGCCCGCTGGCGGTGTCGAACACGCCGGCGCGCACTCCCTGGCCACCTCGTCCGCGCTGCCGGAGTCAGCCCTGAGCCCCACCCTCTCCTCTGCCGCGACGGCGGCGCCCGTCCTCGGCGCCGGGGGCGTCCCGACCGCAGTGGACGGTCAGACGGTCAACGCCGGCAACGCCGCAGGTGGTGCCGGATCCGGCAACGCCGCGAACAGCGCTGCCTCGTGGCACACGTCAGCGTCGACGGCCCCGGCAAGCGGACCCAGCGTGGGGCCGGGCGCTCCGACTGTCGGGCCGCCCCCCGCCCTGTCGTTGCCCGAGCCGAGGACGGCCGCGTCCGTCCCCGGTGCGGGCCACGTTCCGCCGGCTGCGCCCGCCGCGCCCGCCGCCGAACGAGGCGCCGCCGGCACGGTGCCGGCACCGCCGCAGCCACCGACGCTGCCCACCCCCGATGCGGCGGCACCCGGGCGGGATCCACGCGTCCGCCCGGACACGTCGGTGACGGTCGGTGCGGATGGTTCGGCAGGCCCCCGGTTCAGGACCCCCGAGTGGTACGCGGAGCAGTGGGCCCTGGACCGGGAGGCCTTCGAGAGGCGGCGCTACCGCGGCTACTACGAATCCCAGCGAGCGTGGTTCGAGGACAAGCGTCGCTTCGACGAAGCCGCACGCCTCAGGGCACGCGCGGACGAGCACCATCAGGTGGCGCGGGACTTCGCCGCCCACGCCCTACACCTGCACCGCACGGGCCAGGCGCGCCAGGCTGACGGGTGGCAGCGGGCGGCGAACGACGAGATGCGGGCGTACGGGCAACACCTGGACTACGCGGAGGCCGTACTGGCCGGCGGCGTCGTGCCGTCCGTCGTGGGCGTCGTCGATCCCGCGGACTTCCGGCGGATCAACGACGACGTCGGGGACTTGGCGTACGGTGCCGTGGAGACCGTCGACCGCTCGGCGCTGACGGGCGACGACTACCCGCCGCCGATCGACCGGTCCCGGAACTACGGTCGGCCCGGCGGTCTGCGTCCGCCGCTGGCCCTGCACCAGACCGACATCGAGCGGCAGGTGCCCCGAGCACCCGACGGGAGCGTCCGGCGCACCGCCGACCCGCGAGTGGGTGGCTGGTTCGGGTTGGTCAACGACGGCGGGCCGCAGGCCGACCCGACCCGCGGCATCAACTGCATCGACTGCACCCTGTCGCTGTTCGACACCTGGATGCACGCCCGCCCCCGCGTCGCCGCGCCCCGCACCTTCGACGCCTACGTCGCGGGCGACGTCACGTGCCCCATCAACGGCGAACGCGACGGCATCGGGCGGGTGGAGGACATCACCGGAGGACGCTTCCAGCGCCTCTGCCAGCCGACCGAGGACGTCCAGGGTGTTGAGCGGCAGCGGGCCATCGACACGGGATACCGCAACCTCCACGACCAGCTCCGCCTCGGGGGCCACGGCAGCTTCGCCTTCGTCATCAACAACTGGGAACAGGGCGGCGCCCACATCTGGGTCGCCCTCAACCAGAACGGCACCATTCTCTACCTCGACCCGCAGACCGGGGCCGTTTCGACGGCGCCCCTGTACCGGCATCACGGCGTCCCGCATCCGCACAACGCCGTCGACACCGAAGTGCTGGTGATCGGCTCCGACGGCAGACCGATGCCGCTGGGCGGGCTGCGGCGGGGGCGGTTCAGCCAGCGACCGGACCTGCCGGAATACCCACCCGTCGAGACCGACCAGGGTTACGGCGAGATCTTCCTCAACCGCATGCACCTGCTCGATGGTCCCGGCGCGGCGCCGTCCGACGGGTCGATGCCATCGGGGCCCCCACGACAGTCCGACGAGGCGGGACCGGCCCCCGAACACAGCGACACACCGTCCGAGGACCTGCGGACGGCGCGGGAACGCGCGCAGGCGGAACGGGCGGGGAACCCGCTTGCCGTCGGCGCGATCCTGGCCGCAGAGCCCGACCTGGAACGGGTCTTCGCGGCCGGCGTGACGTCGGCCGAGGTGGCGGCCGGCGTAGACCCCTCGGCACTCCGGCGACTCGTGCCGCAACTTGACGACGCGGGCGCTGAAGACGTGGCACGGCTGTTTGCGGATCCACGCGTGCGGCGGATGCTGGACGAGACGTGGCGGCAGCCGCCCAAGGACGAGCCGATGTTGGCCGAGAACCTCGTCCGACGACTGGTACAGCGGCCCGACCTTGCACGGATGGTTTTGGGTACACCCGAGCTGCTGAATTCGTTGACCGCCAGGCCGCTGACGATGCTCAATCTAGCTGGACAGCAGCGGGCGATCGACGTCCTCGGCTTCGTGCTCAGTGACATCGATCGGCGAGGCACAGCGGCTGTCATCGGAGAAGGCGTCGCCTCCCCACGGCCTGCGGAACTGACCGATGCGCAGCGACTACTGAGTGAACGTGTGGCGGCTCGAGGGCATTCGCCCGTGCAGATGGGCTTCGACACGACGAGGCGTCACGACGATGACTATCGGTGGGCTTTCGTGCAGCGTCTCTTTGTCGAGTCGACGGAGGCCCAGCGGGAGTTGAACCGGCTGGCGACTAGTCTGGCCGCTGGCGTAGGCAGGCCAGGCTGGCGCGCCAAGCCGAAGGGTGTAGATCGAGTGAAGGACAAGCTTGTCGAGTACGAAAACGACGCGTCCCGGCTCAAGGACCTGGCAGCGGCAAAGGTGGAGTTCCATCGACTCGAAGATCTCTACAACGCCTTGGACCAGTTGGATCGAGACCCCAAGGTGGTGATCGCTGGTATCAAGGATCGCTTCCTCAGGCCAATGCGCAGCGGGTACCGCGACATCCTTGTCAATCTCCGCATGCCTAACGGGCACGTTGCTGAACTCCGTCTGCATCTTGCCGCCATCGACGAGGTTGCCGAGTGGGAACATCCGCTATACGAGGTCCGGCGAGATCTTGAGGCGCTCGCAGAAGCGCAGAACCGACCGCTCACCCCGATGGAGCAAGCCGTGCGGCGTGGGCTGAACCGCGAAGGCCAGGCCGCCTACTGGCGAGCGATGGGCGACGAGCGGAACGGGGCGTGA
- a CDS encoding aldehyde dehydrogenase family protein, whose amino-acid sequence MDSVAFHVASRPAHGEGELTVHHPYDGRVVGRTTLATADQVEAAVAAAAGVAAEAAALPAHARAAALDHVSRRLAERAEEFARLVTAENGKPLKWARAEVGRAVSTFRWAAEEARRFSGELQRLDTDPAATGRMALVRRVPKGPVLGITPFNFPLNLVAHKVAPAIAVGAPIVVKPAPATPLSALLLGELLAGTDLPAGMFSVLPLPNERAAELVVDPRLPVVSFTGSGPVGAAIRRRVPEKHVTLELGGNAAAVICEDWNTDEDLTFAAHRIATFSNYQAGQSCIAVQRVYVHEWLYDAFLPRLVAAVRELRVGDPSDPLTDVGPLISADAAARVEAWVDEAVTAGAAIETGGRREGTTYPPTVLSGVPADARVRTEEIFGPVLVVARVAHDQAAFAAVNDSAYGLQAGVFTHRLDTAFAAHRTLEVGGVIVGDVPSYRADQMPYGGVKGSGVGREGLRSAMDDYTEPRVMVLTGLSL is encoded by the coding sequence GTGGACTCCGTCGCGTTCCATGTCGCCTCCCGCCCCGCCCACGGCGAGGGTGAGCTGACCGTCCACCACCCGTACGACGGGCGCGTCGTCGGTCGTACCACCCTCGCGACCGCCGACCAGGTCGAAGCGGCCGTCGCGGCAGCCGCCGGGGTGGCCGCGGAGGCCGCGGCCCTGCCCGCGCACGCCCGCGCGGCGGCCCTGGACCACGTCTCCCGGCGCCTCGCCGAACGGGCCGAGGAGTTCGCGCGGCTCGTCACCGCCGAGAACGGCAAGCCGCTGAAGTGGGCCCGCGCCGAGGTCGGCCGCGCCGTCTCCACCTTCCGCTGGGCCGCCGAGGAGGCCCGGCGATTCTCCGGCGAGCTGCAACGCCTCGACACCGACCCCGCCGCCACCGGGCGGATGGCCCTGGTCCGGCGGGTGCCGAAGGGGCCGGTGCTCGGCATCACGCCGTTCAACTTCCCGCTGAACCTCGTCGCGCACAAGGTCGCCCCGGCCATCGCCGTCGGCGCCCCGATCGTCGTCAAGCCCGCCCCCGCCACCCCGCTGTCGGCGCTGCTGCTGGGCGAGCTGCTCGCCGGGACCGACCTGCCGGCGGGGATGTTCTCGGTCCTGCCGCTGCCCAACGAGCGCGCTGCCGAGCTGGTCGTCGACCCCCGGCTGCCGGTGGTCTCGTTCACCGGCTCCGGGCCGGTCGGCGCGGCGATCCGCCGCCGCGTGCCCGAGAAGCACGTCACCCTGGAGCTGGGCGGCAACGCCGCCGCCGTGATCTGCGAGGACTGGAACACCGACGAGGACCTGACGTTCGCCGCGCACCGCATCGCGACGTTCTCCAACTACCAGGCCGGCCAGTCGTGCATCGCCGTGCAGCGCGTCTACGTGCACGAATGGCTCTACGACGCGTTCCTGCCCCGGCTCGTCGCGGCGGTGCGGGAACTGCGCGTCGGCGACCCGTCCGACCCGCTCACCGACGTCGGGCCGCTGATCTCCGCCGACGCCGCCGCGCGGGTCGAGGCGTGGGTGGACGAGGCGGTCACCGCCGGCGCCGCCATCGAGACGGGCGGCCGGCGCGAGGGCACGACCTACCCGCCGACCGTGCTCTCCGGCGTACCGGCGGACGCCAGGGTCCGCACGGAGGAAATCTTCGGGCCGGTGCTGGTGGTCGCCCGTGTCGCGCACGACCAGGCCGCGTTCGCCGCCGTCAACGACTCGGCGTACGGGTTGCAGGCGGGCGTCTTCACCCACCGCCTCGACACGGCCTTCGCCGCGCACCGCACGCTGGAGGTGGGCGGGGTGATCGTCGGCGACGTGCCGTCGTACCGGGCCGACCAGATGCCGTACGGCGGGGTGAAGGGCAGCGGCGTCGGGCGCGAGGGCCTGCGCAGCGCCATGGACGACTACACGGAGCCCCGGGTGATGGTGCTGACCGGCCTGTCGCTGTAG
- a CDS encoding proprotein convertase P-domain-containing protein — protein MTLPYTAVRRWRAGVLTAAVATAVAFGAPAMAAPAEGQILMAGGATAVDESYIVVFKDTSVGRADVTKKARDLAGRHRGAVNRTYQNALRGFEARMSEAEAKRLAADPSVRYVQQNHTMRISGTQSPTPSWGLDRLDQRALPLNNSFTYPNTGSGVKAYIIDTGIRFSHSDFGGRAVSGFDAIDGGTADDCNGHGTHVAGTVGGTAYGVAKGVTLVGVRVLDCAGSGTNAGVIQGVDWVTGDHAAGQLAVANMSLGGGFNQAVNDAVARSIADGVSYGLAAGNDSGANACNSSPASTPAGITVGSTTNTDARSSFSNIGTCLDIFAPGSSITSAWHTGNTATNTISGTSMATPHVVGAAALVVAANPTFTPQQVRDKLVADATSNAVTSPGTGSPNKLLYVGDGGTTPPPPPPPTGCTQTNGTDVTVRDNATVESTITIAGCTGNAGAASTVAVDLVHTYVGDLVVSLVAPDGSAYTLHNRTGGSADNINQTYTVNLSSEVANGTWKLRVQDAASGDTGYLNSWTLNLGGSGSTDCTGSNANNVTVGDNATVTSSIAITGCTGTASSTSKVAVQIVHTYVGDLVVSLVAPDGSAYTLHNRSGGSADNINQTYTVNLSSETRNGTWKLRVQDAATGDTGYIDGWTLTL, from the coding sequence ATGACACTGCCCTACACAGCCGTGCGCCGCTGGCGCGCCGGTGTGCTGACCGCCGCCGTCGCCACCGCCGTGGCGTTCGGCGCCCCGGCGATGGCCGCCCCCGCCGAGGGACAGATCCTCATGGCCGGCGGTGCCACCGCCGTCGACGAGTCGTACATCGTGGTGTTCAAGGACACCTCCGTGGGCCGGGCCGACGTCACGAAGAAGGCGCGTGACCTCGCCGGCCGGCACCGCGGCGCGGTCAACCGGACGTACCAGAACGCGCTGCGCGGATTCGAGGCGCGGATGTCCGAGGCGGAGGCCAAGCGGCTCGCCGCCGACCCCTCGGTGCGCTACGTGCAGCAGAACCACACCATGCGGATCAGCGGTACGCAGAGCCCCACCCCGTCCTGGGGCCTGGACCGGCTCGACCAGCGCGCGCTGCCGCTGAACAACTCCTTCACCTACCCGAACACCGGCTCGGGCGTGAAGGCGTACATCATCGACACCGGCATCCGGTTCAGCCACAGCGACTTCGGTGGTCGTGCCGTCTCCGGCTTCGACGCCATCGACGGCGGCACCGCCGACGACTGCAACGGGCACGGCACGCACGTGGCCGGCACGGTCGGCGGCACCGCCTACGGCGTGGCGAAGGGCGTCACGCTGGTCGGCGTACGGGTGCTCGACTGCGCGGGCAGCGGCACCAACGCCGGCGTCATCCAGGGCGTCGACTGGGTGACCGGCGACCACGCCGCCGGTCAGCTCGCGGTGGCCAACATGAGCCTCGGCGGCGGCTTCAACCAGGCCGTCAACGACGCGGTGGCCCGCTCCATCGCCGACGGCGTCAGCTACGGCCTCGCGGCCGGGAACGACAGCGGTGCGAACGCCTGCAACAGCTCCCCGGCCAGCACCCCGGCCGGGATCACCGTCGGCTCGACCACCAACACCGACGCCCGCTCGTCGTTCTCCAACATCGGCACCTGCCTGGACATCTTCGCCCCCGGCAGCTCGATCACCTCGGCCTGGCACACCGGCAACACGGCCACGAACACCATCAGCGGCACCTCGATGGCCACCCCGCACGTGGTCGGCGCCGCCGCGCTCGTGGTCGCCGCCAACCCGACGTTCACCCCGCAGCAGGTGCGCGACAAGCTCGTCGCCGACGCCACCAGCAACGCGGTGACCAGCCCCGGCACCGGCTCGCCCAACAAGCTGCTGTACGTCGGCGACGGCGGCACCACGCCCCCGCCGCCGCCCCCGCCGACCGGCTGCACCCAGACCAACGGCACCGACGTGACCGTCCGCGACAACGCCACGGTGGAGAGCACCATCACCATCGCGGGCTGCACCGGCAACGCCGGCGCCGCCAGCACCGTCGCCGTCGACCTGGTGCACACGTACGTCGGTGACCTCGTCGTCAGCCTCGTCGCCCCCGACGGCAGCGCCTACACGCTGCACAACCGCACCGGCGGCTCCGCCGACAACATCAACCAGACCTACACCGTCAACCTCTCCTCCGAGGTCGCCAACGGCACCTGGAAGCTGCGCGTCCAGGACGCCGCCAGCGGCGACACCGGCTACCTGAACAGCTGGACGCTCAACCTGGGCGGCTCCGGCTCGACGGACTGCACCGGCAGCAACGCCAACAACGTGACCGTCGGCGACAACGCGACCGTCACCAGCAGCATCGCGATCACCGGCTGCACCGGCACCGCCTCGTCGACCAGCAAGGTCGCCGTGCAGATCGTGCACACCTACGTCGGTGACCTCGTCGTCAGCCTCGTCGCCCCCGACGGCAGCGCCTACACGCTGCACAACCGTTCGGGCGGCTCCGCCGACAACATCAACCAGACCTACACCGTCAACCTCTCCTCGGAGACCCGCAACGGCACCTGGAAGCTGCGCGTCCAGGACGCCGCCACCGGCGACACCGGCTACATCGACGGCTGGACCCTGACCCTCTAG
- a CDS encoding SUKH-3 domain-containing protein, with amino-acid sequence MIDRQQAEQLAAVWAHRESQRLGHECHHHVDEFDLGYIITSTVPIEARTAPGDLPTTVVDKLTGEVTTWPRVPADTVAQMYRRSRPQEPAAPRTIDPASQLLREIRRRPAPTTAAHLTVEGRLFRAQGAKGDVTLNHHPLVRSYLDGLPPGRLVRGGERHAELIVVSDVLHHYDHHRAAEGIAPLVMADAKDILQTARFEVYRVREPGDPNGGLADRPCDSCVDMLVDFNVLPWSDRAFTMPWQPDPQPDPAPGRFHPEVAQALVAAGWRPHFGDEIVALSAIRDVGAIRGETSAHADFPAVLATLTAFPSLVGARRGPGEQVWISRFDIRPRQVAHTADTLADFAAVLGVRLFPIGTERQESIFAVDERGRIFALDQAGEWFLGDDIDAALTTLLLGRAPARVRDDGTW; translated from the coding sequence GTGATCGATCGCCAACAGGCCGAGCAACTCGCCGCCGTCTGGGCCCACCGCGAGTCACAACGCCTGGGACACGAATGCCACCACCACGTCGACGAATTCGACCTCGGCTACATCATCACCTCCACCGTGCCCATCGAGGCCAGAACCGCACCCGGCGACCTGCCCACCACCGTGGTCGACAAACTCACCGGCGAGGTGACCACCTGGCCCCGCGTGCCCGCCGACACCGTCGCGCAGATGTACCGCCGCAGCCGCCCACAAGAACCCGCCGCACCCCGCACCATCGACCCGGCGAGCCAACTGCTCCGCGAGATCCGCCGCCGGCCGGCGCCCACCACGGCGGCGCACCTGACCGTCGAAGGACGACTATTCCGCGCACAGGGCGCCAAGGGCGACGTCACGCTCAACCACCACCCACTCGTACGCTCCTATCTGGACGGACTTCCCCCCGGGCGCCTCGTACGCGGCGGCGAACGGCACGCCGAACTCATCGTCGTCTCCGACGTCCTGCACCACTACGACCACCACCGCGCCGCCGAAGGCATCGCCCCCCTCGTCATGGCCGACGCGAAGGACATCCTCCAGACCGCCCGGTTCGAGGTCTATCGCGTACGCGAGCCGGGCGATCCGAACGGCGGCCTCGCCGACCGCCCTTGCGACTCGTGCGTCGACATGCTCGTGGACTTCAACGTGCTGCCCTGGTCCGACCGGGCGTTCACGATGCCGTGGCAGCCCGACCCACAGCCGGACCCCGCCCCGGGCCGCTTCCACCCGGAGGTCGCCCAGGCGCTCGTCGCGGCCGGCTGGCGCCCGCACTTCGGCGACGAGATCGTCGCCCTGTCCGCCATCAGGGACGTCGGTGCCATCAGGGGTGAGACCTCCGCGCATGCCGACTTTCCCGCCGTCCTGGCGACTCTCACCGCCTTCCCGAGCCTGGTGGGCGCCCGGCGCGGGCCGGGCGAGCAGGTCTGGATCTCGCGCTTCGACATCCGTCCGCGACAGGTCGCCCACACCGCCGACACGCTCGCGGACTTCGCCGCCGTGCTCGGCGTACGGCTCTTCCCCATCGGCACCGAGCGGCAGGAGAGCATCTTCGCCGTCGACGAGCGCGGCCGGATCTTCGCGTTGGACCAGGCCGGCGAGTGGTTCCTCGGCGATGACATCGACGCCGCGCTGACCACCCTGCTGCTCGGCCGGGCGCCAGCCCGCGTACGCGACGACGGCACCTGGTGA
- the nfi gene encoding deoxyribonuclease V (cleaves DNA at apurinic or apyrimidinic sites) — MGTTGAPDPRTVVPGSVAEALAVQERLRPLVDLVGPGPAEPATVAGLDVAYAESGDRLAAAVTVLDARTLAVVDSAVSVGRPAFAYVPGLFAFRELPALLDALDRLTVRPELLVCDGHGLAHPRRFGLACHLGVVTGLPAIGVGKTPLLGEWMPPDDRRGAWAPLRDGDEIVGRVLRTRDGVKPVFVSVGHRMSLDDATARVLALTPRYRLPETTRTADRFCRDALAAAGAAARAA; from the coding sequence GTGGGGACGACCGGGGCGCCGGACCCTCGGACGGTCGTGCCGGGCAGCGTGGCGGAGGCGCTGGCCGTACAGGAGCGGTTGCGGCCGCTGGTGGATCTGGTCGGGCCCGGTCCGGCCGAGCCCGCGACGGTGGCCGGCCTGGACGTGGCGTACGCCGAGAGCGGTGACCGGCTCGCGGCGGCCGTGACCGTGCTGGACGCCCGGACCCTCGCGGTGGTCGACTCGGCGGTGAGCGTGGGCCGGCCCGCGTTCGCGTACGTCCCGGGGCTCTTCGCCTTCCGCGAGCTGCCCGCGCTGCTCGACGCGCTCGACCGGCTGACCGTGCGGCCCGAGCTGCTGGTCTGCGACGGACACGGGCTGGCCCATCCGCGCCGGTTCGGGCTCGCCTGTCACCTGGGCGTGGTGACCGGCCTGCCGGCGATCGGGGTGGGCAAGACGCCGCTACTCGGCGAGTGGATGCCGCCGGACGACCGGCGGGGGGCGTGGGCGCCGCTGCGCGACGGGGACGAGATCGTGGGTCGGGTGCTACGTACCCGCGACGGCGTGAAGCCGGTCTTCGTCAGCGTCGGCCACCGGATGAGCCTCGACGACGCGACCGCGCGGGTGCTGGCGTTGACGCCGCGCTACCGGCTGCCGGAGACCACCCGTACCGCCGACCGGTTCTGCCGGGACGCCCTGGCCGCCGCCGGAGCGGCCGCCCGCGCCGCCTGA